Proteins from a single region of Streptococcus mitis:
- a CDS encoding ABC transporter ATP-binding protein yields the protein MENKKMSLWKQSKPYLAGLQFALLIAFLATIVSNIITVYGPTRIKEMTNIIASGLETSVDVAAVAAIGGFLAVIYVIGLLSNYLQAFLFTTAIQRFSERLRTAIAEKINRLPLGYFDGHSQGDTLSRVTNDVDTAAQSLNQSLGTVLSSSLLVVAVLVTMFGMNWILALVTVVSTLIGFVFVSVFMGKSQGFFKSQQQDLATVNGYVEEMYSGHNVVTSYNAIESTKEEFAKLNNRLYDSIWKSQFISGIMMPIMMFIGNFSYALVIIVGAALALSGHISIGIIVAFMAYVRIFSQPLSQIAQGITSLQQASAAMGRVFEFLAEEEMEDESHKAIQLSDMKGQVVFDRVSFGYTPERTIIHDFSATAHAGQKVAIVGPTGAGKTTIVNLLMKFYEIDKGSICIDGVDTKEMKRSEVHDAFSMVLQDTWLFEGTIRDNLIYNQKGISDERVIEASKAVGIHHFIMTLPDGYDTVLDDTVTLSVGQKQLLTIARALLKDAPLLILDEATSSVDTRTEELIQKAMDRLMEGRTSFVIAHRLSTIRNADLILVMKDGNIIEQGNHDELMAQAGFYADLYNSQFTEDQAEE from the coding sequence ATGGAAAATAAGAAAATGTCTCTCTGGAAACAGAGTAAACCCTATCTTGCAGGCCTCCAGTTTGCCCTTCTAATCGCCTTTCTAGCAACAATCGTATCCAATATCATTACTGTATATGGTCCAACCCGCATCAAGGAAATGACTAATATTATTGCCAGTGGTCTAGAAACAAGTGTGGATGTCGCGGCGGTTGCAGCTATTGGTGGTTTTTTGGCCGTGATTTATGTGATCGGACTTCTATCAAATTATTTACAGGCATTTCTGTTTACAACAGCCATTCAACGTTTTTCAGAGCGTTTGAGAACAGCCATTGCAGAGAAAATCAATCGCCTACCATTGGGATATTTTGATGGACACTCTCAGGGGGATACTTTGTCTCGTGTGACCAATGACGTTGACACTGCAGCCCAGTCCCTCAATCAAAGTCTAGGAACAGTTCTTTCATCTAGTTTACTGGTCGTGGCAGTCTTGGTAACCATGTTTGGGATGAACTGGATTTTAGCCTTGGTGACGGTTGTGTCAACCCTTATTGGTTTTGTTTTCGTGTCCGTCTTTATGGGCAAATCACAGGGCTTTTTTAAGAGTCAGCAACAAGATTTGGCAACTGTCAATGGCTATGTGGAGGAAATGTACTCTGGCCATAATGTGGTGACCAGTTACAATGCTATCGAGAGTACGAAAGAAGAGTTTGCGAAATTAAACAATCGTCTGTATGATAGTATCTGGAAATCTCAGTTTATTTCAGGGATTATGATGCCGATTATGATGTTTATTGGGAACTTTAGCTATGCCCTAGTGATTATTGTTGGTGCAGCCTTGGCTTTAAGTGGACACATCAGTATCGGGATTATCGTTGCCTTTATGGCCTATGTTCGTATCTTTTCTCAGCCTCTTTCACAAATTGCCCAAGGAATTACTAGTCTGCAGCAGGCTAGTGCAGCCATGGGACGTGTCTTCGAATTTCTAGCTGAAGAGGAGATGGAAGATGAATCCCATAAAGCAATCCAATTGAGCGATATGAAAGGTCAAGTAGTCTTTGATCGAGTCTCCTTTGGTTATACACCAGAGCGAACTATTATCCATGACTTTTCTGCGACCGCTCATGCAGGTCAAAAGGTTGCCATTGTCGGACCGACAGGAGCTGGTAAGACAACCATTGTCAATCTTTTGATGAAGTTCTATGAGATTGATAAGGGAAGTATCTGCATCGATGGTGTGGATACCAAAGAGATGAAGCGTTCGGAAGTACATGATGCCTTTTCAATGGTCTTGCAGGATACTTGGCTCTTTGAAGGAACCATTCGCGACAATCTTATCTATAACCAAAAGGGGATTAGTGATGAGCGCGTGATTGAAGCCAGCAAGGCTGTAGGGATTCACCACTTTATTATGACCCTACCAGATGGTTATGATACAGTCTTGGACGACACAGTGACCTTGTCTGTCGGACAAAAACAACTCTTGACTATCGCTCGTGCTTTGCTGAAAGATGCGCCGCTCTTGATTTTAGATGAGGCGACCTCTTCGGTTGATACTCGGACGGAAGAATTAATCCAGAAAGCCATGGATCGTTTGATGGAAGGCAGAACTTCCTTTGTCATCGCCCACCGCTTGTCTACTATCCGAAATGCTGACTTGATTCTTGTCATGAAAGATGGAAATATCATCGAGCAAGGAAATCATGATGAGCTAATGGCGCAAGCTGGCTTCTATGCTGATTTGTATAACAGTCAATTTACAGAAGACCAAGCAGAAGAATAA
- a CDS encoding ABC transporter ATP-binding protein has translation MKKLAKRISRKEWGMILLAILFTCFSVYLELEVPTYISKITDLLGSQGTNLDELWQPAGMMVGMSFFAFLSAVAVGFFASRVAASYTSRLRSDIFNRVLDYSQTEIKKFSIPSLLTRTTNDITQVQMLITMGLQVVTRGPIMAIWAIGKILGHSEYWLWAVLVAVIVNVLMTTILMTLAFPKQSLIQSLTDKLNSITRESLTGIRVVRAYNAEDYQNEKFAAANDELTRLNLFVNRLMAILNPIMMGISSGLSVAIYWIGAYVINDAAATARLPLFSDMVVFMSYAMQVVMGFLLMGALFIVLPRTMVSAKRINQVLDLHSSIQNPAQVQQADENLKGQVEYKDVTFRYAANSEAVIEHVSFKAEAGQTVAFIGSTGSGKSTLVNLIPRFYDVSAGEILVDGVNVQDYDLKDLRNKIGYIPQKAVLFSGDVKGNLDFGHSQETPLNEQAMWQALELAQSKNFIEDKEAGLVSEVAQGGSNFSGGQRQRLAIARALARKPEILIFDDSFSALDYKTDRVLRQELAEKTKSMTKLIVAQRISTIMDADLILVLDQGKVVGQGTHKELLANNEVYQEIAYSQLSKEELEHGK, from the coding sequence ATGAAGAAATTAGCAAAACGAATTAGTAGAAAAGAATGGGGGATGATTTTACTAGCCATTCTCTTTACCTGCTTTTCGGTCTATCTAGAGCTGGAAGTGCCGACCTATATCTCGAAAATTACGGATTTGCTAGGAAGTCAAGGAACCAACTTGGATGAGTTATGGCAACCAGCAGGTATGATGGTCGGAATGTCTTTTTTTGCCTTCTTGTCCGCAGTCGCAGTTGGATTTTTTGCATCCAGAGTGGCTGCTTCTTATACTAGTAGGCTGAGAAGTGACATTTTTAACCGAGTTTTAGACTACTCGCAGACAGAGATTAAGAAATTCTCTATTCCCAGTCTCTTGACGCGTACTACCAATGACATTACTCAAGTTCAGATGTTGATTACCATGGGCTTGCAAGTAGTTACGCGTGGTCCGATTATGGCTATCTGGGCTATCGGGAAGATTTTAGGCCATTCGGAATACTGGCTCTGGGCCGTACTTGTGGCAGTGATTGTCAACGTTTTAATGACGACTATTTTGATGACGTTAGCCTTTCCAAAACAGTCCTTGATTCAAAGTCTGACTGATAAACTGAACAGTATCACTCGTGAAAGTTTAACAGGTATTCGTGTCGTTCGCGCCTACAATGCAGAGGATTACCAAAATGAAAAATTTGCAGCAGCAAATGATGAATTGACACGCTTGAATTTGTTTGTCAACCGTCTTATGGCCATTCTAAATCCAATCATGATGGGGATTTCAAGTGGTTTGAGTGTGGCGATTTACTGGATTGGGGCCTATGTAATCAACGACGCTGCTGCGACAGCGCGTCTGCCTCTCTTTAGTGACATGGTCGTTTTCATGTCTTATGCCATGCAGGTTGTCATGGGATTTCTTCTCATGGGGGCGCTCTTTATCGTTCTTCCCCGAACCATGGTATCTGCTAAGCGGATTAATCAAGTTTTAGATTTGCATTCGTCTATCCAAAATCCTGCCCAAGTGCAGCAGGCTGATGAAAACCTCAAAGGACAGGTCGAATATAAGGATGTGACCTTCCGCTATGCGGCAAATTCGGAGGCAGTTATCGAGCATGTTAGCTTTAAAGCAGAAGCGGGTCAAACAGTGGCCTTTATTGGGTCGACAGGTTCTGGTAAATCAACTCTGGTCAATCTGATTCCACGTTTCTACGACGTGTCAGCAGGAGAAATTCTGGTAGATGGTGTCAATGTTCAAGACTATGACTTGAAAGATTTGCGCAACAAGATTGGTTATATTCCTCAGAAAGCGGTTCTCTTTTCAGGTGATGTTAAGGGCAATTTGGACTTTGGACACAGTCAAGAAACACCGCTGAATGAACAAGCTATGTGGCAAGCCTTGGAATTGGCCCAGTCTAAGAACTTTATCGAAGACAAGGAAGCGGGCTTGGTCTCAGAAGTGGCCCAAGGAGGAAGCAACTTCTCAGGTGGACAAAGACAGCGTCTGGCCATTGCTCGTGCCTTGGCTCGGAAGCCAGAAATCCTCATCTTTGATGACTCCTTCTCAGCCTTGGACTACAAGACAGACCGTGTCCTACGCCAAGAGCTAGCAGAGAAAACCAAGTCTATGACCAAGCTTATCGTTGCACAGCGTATTTCAACGATTATGGATGCAGATTTGATTTTGGTCTTGGATCAAGGAAAAGTCGTGGGACAAGGCACCCACAAGGAACTTCTAGCTAATAACGAAGTTTACCAAGAAATTGCCTATTCACAACTATCGAAGGAGGAATTGGAACATGGAAAATAA
- a CDS encoding DUF4190 domain-containing protein: MKPKEQRVLGILATIFGATALLGSWIPFINYLSLFIAIVAFILGIIGLIVNLKKRKTMAIIGTSLAVASVVLFFTTQALYADVYKEYAKEFNRSYMDTSASMEREEKSDLTDDTFAWTQEQFDALIEGDLDNKGKGGTTYEDIINKHGKPDSEFDFTLGGYNTKKITYISIGDKTKTVTLTFAKQDNGQLLLVQKHAVGLGLEKSKQQNDSET; encoded by the coding sequence ATGAAACCAAAAGAACAAAGAGTTTTAGGAATCTTAGCAACCATTTTTGGAGCCACCGCACTTTTAGGATCCTGGATCCCGTTTATTAACTATCTATCGTTGTTCATCGCCATCGTCGCATTTATCTTGGGGATTATCGGCCTTATCGTCAACCTCAAAAAACGGAAAACAATGGCTATTATCGGAACATCCCTGGCAGTTGCCTCTGTTGTACTTTTCTTTACGACTCAGGCACTATACGCTGATGTCTACAAAGAGTATGCCAAGGAGTTTAACCGTTCCTACATGGATACGAGTGCCTCAATGGAACGCGAAGAAAAAAGCGACTTGACAGACGATACCTTCGCCTGGACCCAAGAACAGTTCGACGCCTTAATCGAAGGTGACCTTGACAACAAAGGAAAAGGTGGTACCACCTACGAGGATATTATCAACAAACACGGAAAGCCAGATTCCGAGTTTGACTTCACTCTTGGGGGTTACAATACGAAAAAAATCACCTATATCTCCATTGGAGACAAGACCAAGACTGTTACCTTAACTTTTGCAAAACAGGACAATGGACAGCTCTTGCTCGTCCAAAAACATGCAGTCGGTCTAGGTCTAGAAAAAAGCAAGCAACAAAACGATTCTGAAACCTGA
- a CDS encoding LiaF transmembrane domain-containing protein has protein sequence MKKKAFGIVLLVLAAWILLQGNFGIPSLDGKIWPLLGIVFFAYQSVESLLRRHLTSAVFTALVAVMIANHFYNILPIPNQSLFWASILAVLGVGYLTHSSKFWNGKKWWYDGEKTILTDKEVAFGSGTFYKQDQDLVEDQVEVAFGNAKIYYDNADMLGDFATLNIEVAFGNATVYVPQHWRVDLKVETSFGAAKADAPVAPTSKTLIIRGEVAFGKLGVVYVK, from the coding sequence ATGAAAAAGAAAGCATTTGGTATTGTTTTATTGGTTTTAGCGGCATGGATTTTGTTACAAGGAAATTTTGGTATTCCTTCTTTGGATGGTAAAATATGGCCTTTACTTGGTATCGTCTTTTTTGCCTACCAGTCAGTTGAATCTTTGCTTCGTCGTCACCTGACATCAGCAGTTTTTACAGCTCTAGTAGCAGTAATGATTGCAAATCATTTTTATAACATTTTACCTATCCCAAATCAGTCTCTATTTTGGGCTAGTATCTTAGCAGTGCTAGGTGTTGGCTATCTCACTCACTCAAGTAAGTTTTGGAACGGGAAAAAATGGTGGTATGACGGTGAAAAGACCATTCTGACAGACAAGGAAGTCGCTTTTGGAAGTGGGACTTTCTATAAACAAGATCAAGATCTTGTAGAAGACCAAGTAGAAGTTGCTTTTGGAAATGCAAAAATCTACTATGACAATGCAGATATGTTAGGTGATTTTGCGACTTTAAATATCGAAGTTGCTTTCGGAAATGCAACCGTCTATGTTCCACAACACTGGCGTGTAGATTTGAAAGTAGAAACATCCTTTGGTGCAGCCAAGGCAGATGCTCCTGTAGCGCCAACAAGCAAAACCTTGATTATTCGCGGGGAAGTGGCTTTTGGTAAACTTGGTGTTGTCTACGTCAAATAA
- a CDS encoding Asp23/Gls24 family envelope stress response protein: MTVKINTKDGQIELTDEVIATVVGGAATEIFGVVGMASKNALKDNFQALLGKENYSKGVVVKAAEDGSIAVDVYTVLSYGTKISEVSKNIQERVRFSLENQLGITAQTVNVYIQNIKVVGE; encoded by the coding sequence ATGACTGTAAAAATTAATACAAAAGATGGTCAAATCGAACTAACAGATGAAGTGATTGCAACCGTCGTAGGTGGAGCAGCAACTGAGATTTTTGGTGTGGTCGGTATGGCTAGTAAAAATGCCCTCAAAGATAATTTCCAAGCCCTTCTAGGTAAGGAAAATTACTCTAAAGGTGTGGTCGTAAAGGCAGCCGAAGATGGCAGCATTGCAGTTGATGTATATACCGTGTTGAGCTACGGAACAAAGATTAGCGAAGTGTCAAAAAACATTCAAGAGCGTGTTCGTTTTAGTTTGGAAAACCAACTTGGAATTACTGCTCAGACTGTAAATGTCTACATTCAAAATATCAAAGTTGTAGGAGAATAA
- a CDS encoding phosphatase PAP2 family protein: MKNYQEWYAHIAANIKNKPFLLSLLRTFNRFMTVVVPIVYLTLLTTIYFREGFGKQVLMYVFIPASGFVILSFLRKKINAPRPYEVWEIVPLLDRDSPGQSMPSRHVFSATIISMACFHASLSVGVILLVLSAFLGLVRVLGGVHFPKDVVVGYICALVWGVIFFLC, from the coding sequence ATGAAAAATTATCAAGAATGGTATGCCCACATTGCTGCTAACATTAAAAATAAGCCCTTTCTTCTGAGCTTGTTAAGAACTTTTAATCGCTTCATGACAGTAGTTGTGCCTATAGTCTATCTGACCTTGTTAACTACTATCTATTTCCGAGAAGGATTTGGGAAACAAGTCTTGATGTATGTGTTTATCCCTGCATCAGGTTTTGTGATTTTGTCCTTTCTTCGTAAGAAAATCAATGCCCCTAGGCCTTATGAAGTTTGGGAAATTGTCCCGCTACTAGACAGAGATAGTCCTGGTCAGTCTATGCCCAGTCGTCATGTCTTTTCAGCAACCATTATATCCATGGCTTGCTTTCATGCTAGTTTATCTGTAGGGGTTATCTTGTTGGTTTTGTCAGCCTTTCTCGGTCTAGTGAGAGTCTTAGGTGGAGTGCATTTCCCCAAGGATGTAGTAGTTGGCTATATATGTGCTCTTGTGTGGGGTGTGATTTTCTTTCTATGTTGA
- the rpmB gene encoding 50S ribosomal protein L28 translates to MAKVCYFTGRKTVSGNNRSHAMNQTKRAVKPNLQKVTVLIDGKPKKVWASARALKSGKVERV, encoded by the coding sequence ATGGCTAAAGTATGTTACTTTACAGGTCGTAAGACTGTATCAGGAAACAACCGTTCACACGCGATGAACCAAACAAAACGTGCCGTAAAACCAAACCTTCAAAAAGTTACTGTTCTTATCGATGGTAAACCTAAAAAAGTTTGGGCTTCAGCTCGTGCTTTGAAATCAGGTAAAGTTGAACGCGTTTAA
- the recA gene encoding recombinase RecA produces the protein MAKKPKKLDEISKKFGAEREKALNDALKLIEKDFGKGSIMRLGERAEQKVQVMSSGSLALDIALGSGGYPKGRIIEIYGPESSGKTTVALHAVAQAQKEGGIAAFIDAEHALDPAYAAALGVNIDELLLSQPDSGEQGLEIAGKLIDSGAVDLVVVDSVAALVPRAEIDGDIGDSHVGLQARMMSQAMRKLGASINKTKTIAIFINQLREKVGVMFGNPETTPGGRALKFYASVRLDVRGSTQIKGTGDQKDTNVGKETKIKVVKNKVAPPFKEAFVEIMYGEGISKTGELLKIASDLDIIKKAGAWYSYKDEKIGQGSENAKKYLADNPEVFDEIDHQVRVQFGLIDGEEVTESKKDEAVQADSVNEEVTLDLGDELEIEIEE, from the coding sequence ATGGCGAAAAAACCAAAAAAATTAGATGAAATTTCAAAAAAATTCGGGGCTGAACGTGAAAAAGCCTTGAATGACGCTCTTAAACTGATTGAGAAAGACTTTGGTAAAGGATCAATCATGCGTTTGGGTGAACGTGCCGAGCAAAAGGTGCAAGTGATGAGCTCAGGTTCTTTGGCTCTTGACATTGCCCTTGGTTCAGGTGGTTATCCTAAGGGACGTATCATTGAAATCTATGGACCAGAGTCATCTGGTAAGACAACGGTTGCCCTTCATGCAGTTGCGCAAGCGCAAAAAGAAGGTGGGATTGCAGCCTTTATTGATGCGGAGCATGCACTTGATCCAGCTTATGCTGCGGCTCTTGGGGTCAATATTGACGAATTGCTCTTGTCTCAACCAGACTCAGGAGAGCAAGGTCTTGAGATTGCAGGAAAGTTGATTGACTCAGGTGCAGTTGACCTTGTCGTGGTCGACTCAGTTGCTGCCCTTGTACCTCGTGCTGAAATTGATGGAGATATCGGAGATAGCCACGTTGGTTTGCAGGCTCGTATGATGAGCCAGGCTATGCGTAAACTTGGTGCTTCTATCAATAAAACCAAAACAATTGCCATTTTTATCAACCAATTACGTGAAAAAGTTGGGGTCATGTTTGGAAATCCAGAAACAACTCCTGGTGGACGTGCTCTGAAATTCTACGCTTCAGTGCGTTTGGATGTTCGTGGAAGCACACAAATCAAGGGAACTGGTGACCAGAAAGACACCAATGTCGGTAAAGAAACTAAGATTAAGGTCGTGAAAAACAAGGTGGCTCCACCATTTAAGGAAGCCTTCGTTGAAATCATGTATGGAGAAGGTATTTCTAAGACTGGTGAGCTTTTGAAGATCGCAAGCGATTTGGATATCATCAAAAAAGCAGGAGCTTGGTATTCTTACAAGGATGAGAAAATCGGGCAAGGTTCTGAAAATGCTAAGAAATACTTAGCAGATAATCCAGAAGTCTTTGATGAGATTGATCATCAAGTCCGTGTTCAATTCGGCTTGATTGATGGAGAAGAAGTTACTGAAAGCAAAAAAGATGAAGCAGTTCAAGCAGATTCTGTAAATGAAGAAGTAACTCTTGACCTAGGCGACGAACTTGAAATCGAAATTGAAGAATAA
- a CDS encoding MATE family efflux transporter — MNKKRTVDLIHGPILPSLVSFAFPILLSNIFQQLYNTADVLIVGRFLGQESLAAVGATTAIFDLIVGFTLGVGNGMGIVIARYYGARNFTKIKEAVAATWILGALLSVVVMLLGFLGLYSLLQYLDTPAEILPQSYQYISMIVTCVGVSFAYNLFAGLLRSIGDSLAALGFLIFSALVNVVLDLYFITQLHLGVQSAGLATIISQGLSAVLCFYYIRKSVPELLPQLKHFKWDKTLYADLLEQGLAMGLMSSIVSIGSVILQSSVNTFGAVIISAQTAARRIMAFALLPMTAISASMTTFASQNLGAKRPDRIVQGLRIGSRLSMSWAVFVCVFLFFASPALVSFLASSTDSYLVENGSLYLQISSVFYPILSLLLIYRNCLQGLGQKVLPLVSSFIELIGKIAFVVLIIPWAGYKGVILCEPLIWVAMTIQLYFSLFRHPLIKEGKEILATKVIS, encoded by the coding sequence ATGAATAAAAAACGAACAGTGGACCTGATTCATGGTCCTATTCTTCCCTCGCTTGTGAGTTTTGCCTTCCCAATCTTGCTATCAAATATTTTTCAACAGCTCTATAACACTGCTGATGTCTTGATTGTTGGGCGTTTTCTTGGTCAAGAATCCTTGGCTGCAGTAGGAGCGACGACAGCAATCTTTGACCTGATTGTAGGTTTTACTCTTGGTGTTGGCAATGGGATGGGGATTGTCATTGCCCGTTATTACGGGGCTCGGAATTTTACTAAAATCAAGGAAGCAGTAGCAGCCACCTGGATTTTAGGTGCTCTTTTGAGTGTTGTAGTTATGCTGCTGGGCTTTCTTGGTTTGTATTCACTCTTGCAATACCTAGATACTCCTGCAGAAATTCTTCCTCAATCTTATCAATATATATCTATGATTGTGACTTGTGTCGGTGTCAGCTTTGCTTATAATCTTTTTGCAGGTTTGTTGCGGTCCATTGGGGACAGTCTGGCAGCGCTTGGATTTCTGATTTTCTCTGCTCTGGTTAATGTGGTTCTGGATCTCTATTTCATTACACAATTGCATCTGGGAGTTCAATCCGCGGGACTAGCTACCATTATTTCGCAAGGCTTATCAGCGGTTCTTTGCTTTTATTATATCCGTAAGAGTGTGCCTGAGCTACTCCCTCAGCTCAAGCATTTCAAATGGGACAAGACCTTGTATGCGGATCTTTTGGAGCAAGGTTTGGCTATGGGCTTGATGAGTTCAATTGTATCTATAGGCAGTGTGATTTTACAGTCTTCTGTCAATACTTTTGGAGCCGTGATTATTAGTGCTCAAACAGCGGCGCGACGCATTATGGCTTTCGCCCTTCTTCCCATGACCGCTATTTCCGCTTCGATGACGACCTTTGCTTCTCAGAATTTAGGTGCTAAGCGACCAGATCGTATTGTTCAAGGACTTCGAATCGGCAGTCGTCTAAGCATGTCCTGGGCAGTTTTTGTTTGTGTCTTCCTCTTTTTTGCCAGTCCAGCCTTGGTTTCCTTCTTGGCTAGTTCGACGGATAGCTACTTGGTAGAAAATGGCAGTCTCTATCTGCAAATCAGCTCAGTTTTTTATCCCATTTTGAGTCTCTTGTTGATTTATCGCAATTGTTTGCAGGGTTTGGGGCAAAAAGTCCTTCCACTGGTTTCTAGCTTTATCGAACTAATCGGGAAAATCGCTTTTGTGGTCTTGATTATCCCTTGGGCAGGCTATAAGGGAGTTATTCTTTGCGAACCCCTAATCTGGGTTGCCATGACTATCCAACTGTATTTCTCACTGTTTCGTCACCCCTTGATAAAAGAAGGCAAGGAAATTTTGGCAACCAAAGTGATATCCTAG
- a CDS encoding MarR family winged helix-turn-helix transcriptional regulator, which produces MDKPMLVFKRFSHQIHLMVQREAKRCGIEFMGGPQGQVVRFLDIREENQDLVLIKDIEQELNISKSVASNLVKRMVQNGLVELEASSSDKRAKFVRLTDKSRSQMQEFKAFFKRIDKQLLADVDEGELLIFEKVLNQLQENIKRIGGDNEEISKTN; this is translated from the coding sequence ATGGATAAACCGATGTTGGTCTTTAAGCGTTTTAGTCATCAGATTCATCTGATGGTACAAAGGGAAGCCAAACGTTGTGGTATTGAATTTATGGGTGGACCGCAAGGTCAGGTTGTACGTTTTTTGGATATCCGTGAGGAAAACCAAGACTTGGTCTTGATTAAAGATATTGAGCAAGAACTCAATATTAGCAAGTCTGTTGCTAGTAACTTGGTCAAGCGTATGGTGCAAAATGGTCTGGTAGAATTGGAGGCGAGTTCTAGCGATAAGCGGGCTAAGTTTGTTCGTCTGACGGACAAATCGCGTTCTCAAATGCAAGAATTTAAGGCCTTTTTTAAACGCATAGACAAGCAGTTGTTGGCAGATGTAGATGAAGGCGAATTACTGATTTTTGAGAAAGTCCTCAATCAACTACAGGAAAATATCAAGAGAATAGGAGGAGATAATGAAGAAATTAGCAAAACGAATTAG
- a CDS encoding LytTR family DNA-binding domain-containing protein, whose translation MKLRIEIDSNLEETEIVIKAASLTDEIADLQRLLQESKSPRLIFYKGTGEYYLDLSEILFFETGGNKIYAHTQKDAYEVRLKLYELESILPRYFSRVSKSTIANIRQVYSVDKSFSGTGTISFYQTHKEVHVSRHYQSLLKENLRNMR comes from the coding sequence ATGAAGTTACGAATCGAAATTGACAGCAATTTAGAGGAAACTGAAATTGTCATCAAGGCAGCGTCTTTGACAGATGAGATTGCGGATTTACAGCGGCTCTTGCAAGAGTCCAAGTCTCCTCGGTTGATTTTTTACAAGGGGACGGGTGAATATTATCTGGACTTGTCGGAAATTCTCTTCTTTGAGACAGGAGGGAACAAGATTTACGCTCATACCCAGAAAGATGCCTACGAGGTTCGGCTTAAACTCTATGAGTTAGAGTCTATCCTTCCTCGTTATTTTAGTCGGGTATCCAAGTCGACTATTGCAAATATCCGTCAGGTTTACTCGGTGGACAAATCCTTTTCAGGAACGGGCACCATTTCCTTTTATCAGACCCATAAGGAGGTTCATGTCTCACGACATTACCAATCCCTCCTAAAAGAAAATCTAAGAAACATGAGGTAA
- a CDS encoding YebC/PmpR family DNA-binding transcriptional regulator — translation MGRKWANIVAKKTAKDGANSKVYAKFGVEIYVAAKKGDPDPESNSALKFVIDRAKQAQVPKHVIDKAIDKAKGNTDETFTEGRYEGFGPNGSMLIVDTLTSNVNRTAANVRAAFGKNGGNMGASGSVSYLFDNKGVIVFAGEDADAVFEQLLEADVDVDDVEAEEGTITVYTAPTDLHKAIVALRESGIEEFQVTELEMIPQSEVELSGDDLETFEKLYSVLEDDEDVQKIYTNVDGF, via the coding sequence ATGGGACGTAAATGGGCCAATATCGTAGCCAAGAAAACGGCTAAAGATGGAGCTAACTCTAAAGTATATGCAAAATTTGGTGTAGAAATCTATGTAGCAGCTAAAAAAGGTGATCCAGATCCAGAATCAAACTCAGCCTTGAAGTTCGTTATCGACCGTGCTAAACAAGCCCAAGTGCCAAAACACGTTATCGATAAAGCGATTGATAAAGCAAAAGGAAATACAGACGAAACCTTTACAGAAGGACGTTACGAAGGTTTTGGACCAAATGGTTCTATGCTGATCGTTGATACTTTGACTTCTAACGTCAACCGTACAGCAGCCAATGTCCGTGCAGCTTTTGGAAAAAATGGCGGAAACATGGGTGCTTCAGGTTCGGTTTCTTATCTCTTTGACAATAAAGGGGTAATCGTATTTGCAGGTGAAGATGCCGATGCAGTCTTTGAGCAATTGCTTGAAGCAGATGTGGATGTGGATGATGTAGAAGCAGAAGAAGGTACAATCACAGTTTACACAGCTCCAACTGACCTTCATAAGGCTATCGTTGCCCTTCGTGAGTCAGGTATCGAAGAATTCCAAGTGACTGAATTGGAAATGATTCCTCAGTCAGAAGTGGAATTGTCAGGCGATGACCTTGAAACCTTTGAAAAACTTTACAGCGTTCTTGAAGACGACGAAGACGTACAAAAGATCTACACAAACGTAGATGGATTCTAA